A portion of the Terriglobia bacterium genome contains these proteins:
- a CDS encoding protein kinase, whose protein sequence is MPEIGHTISHYRIIEKLGQGGMGEVFLAHDTDLDRKVALKFLPDIFSGDPERLARFEREAKLLASLNHPNIATIYGLELADGKRFLAMELVEGETLAERIGKGPLPVEETIAVCRQIAEGLEAAHERGVIHRDLKPANVKITPEGKAKILDFGLAKAFQGEPSAADASKSPTLTDQMTRPGVILGTAAYMAPEQAKGKAVDKRADIWAFGCVLYECLTGKKAFQGDTITETVAAILKSEPDWTLILAETSFSVRAVLRRCLQKDPSLRLRDIGDARMEMQDVAPGGSEIHSVVASTPGRWRLFPWIVTFLALFVAFAFAIRSVRQPERIAFPVRRFVISLPEPLTDHWRPNLALSPDGTQLAYGAGFGRVNAHLYHRSLNELEFKPISGTEGGHSPFFSLDGKWIGFFTEGRLKKVPVAGGPVVNLAEIGDSYPSGGIYEKDESILFQLGWSAGIARISALATGTMPQTLFTPDRKQNERGLLWPQRLPGDDLVLFTSYAGNSASKNDARVVIGHLDDQSKRTVLAGGTYARYLPTGHLLYGYDGKLMAAPLDLANPKRAENAVPVLEGILMNTASGTPQFTVSDTGDLVYIPGSTNIERDSFVLVDRNATREAIDPPGNKNESRFMSCPNISPDGLRIAVHMPKSNDDIHIYDFSRGSLTRATFEDGDEMAPVWTPDSTKIAYTSDSGPIPQMFLKSINGSSPPEPIFEGKYPRYPCSFSPDGKMLAFEENHPKTGWDIWAGITGGKEDPRPFLRTEHSESSPAFSPDGQWMAYQSDKSGQMQVYVTSFPDRRDEKQISLDGGTEPRWNPIGNELFYLNDNRFMAVAISFKPIFRAAKPTVLFTTDENFWRRDVLLLTSYSVMPDGQKFVFIKQTQVNPANQCIFIQNWFEELKSKVPAGRK, encoded by the coding sequence ATGCCCGAGATCGGCCACACTATTTCGCATTACCGGATCATCGAAAAGCTGGGGCAAGGAGGTATGGGCGAGGTCTTCCTGGCTCACGACACCGACCTTGATCGAAAGGTCGCGCTCAAGTTCTTACCCGATATTTTCTCCGGCGATCCCGAGAGGCTGGCGCGCTTCGAGCGCGAGGCCAAGCTGCTGGCATCGCTGAATCATCCGAATATCGCCACGATCTACGGCCTGGAGCTGGCGGACGGAAAGCGCTTCCTTGCCATGGAGCTTGTGGAAGGAGAAACGCTGGCGGAACGCATCGGCAAGGGCCCGCTGCCGGTGGAGGAAACTATTGCAGTCTGCCGGCAGATTGCCGAGGGCTTGGAAGCCGCCCATGAAAGAGGCGTCATCCACCGCGACCTGAAGCCGGCCAATGTCAAGATCACTCCGGAAGGAAAAGCAAAGATCCTGGACTTCGGCCTGGCCAAGGCGTTTCAGGGCGAGCCGTCCGCAGCGGACGCATCCAAATCGCCCACGCTCACGGATCAGATGACGCGCCCAGGTGTGATTCTGGGAACCGCAGCCTATATGGCGCCAGAGCAGGCCAAGGGAAAAGCAGTGGACAAGCGCGCGGACATCTGGGCCTTTGGCTGTGTGCTGTATGAGTGCCTGACCGGAAAGAAGGCGTTTCAGGGTGACACAATCACCGAGACGGTGGCTGCGATTCTGAAGAGCGAACCGGACTGGACACTGATCCTTGCCGAGACTTCTTTTTCGGTTCGGGCTGTCCTGAGGCGATGTCTGCAGAAAGATCCGAGCCTGCGTCTCAGAGACATTGGTGATGCGCGAATGGAGATGCAGGATGTCGCACCCGGAGGTTCCGAAATCCACTCAGTGGTTGCCTCTACTCCTGGACGCTGGCGGTTGTTCCCCTGGATTGTCACTTTTTTGGCGTTGTTCGTTGCGTTCGCATTCGCGATTAGGAGCGTAAGACAGCCTGAGAGAATAGCATTCCCGGTCAGACGCTTTGTCATTTCCCTGCCGGAACCGCTTACTGACCACTGGAGACCCAATTTGGCTCTGTCTCCGGATGGCACACAGCTCGCCTATGGCGCCGGCTTCGGCCGTGTAAACGCACATCTCTATCATCGGAGTCTCAATGAGTTGGAGTTCAAGCCCATTTCGGGTACCGAGGGAGGGCATAGCCCTTTCTTTTCTCTCGATGGAAAATGGATAGGATTTTTCACCGAAGGCCGGTTGAAGAAAGTGCCGGTTGCTGGCGGACCGGTGGTGAATCTCGCGGAGATTGGCGACTCATATCCCTCGGGCGGAATCTATGAAAAAGATGAATCCATCCTATTTCAGCTCGGGTGGAGTGCCGGTATCGCACGAATAAGTGCATTGGCCACAGGGACAATGCCGCAGACTCTGTTTACGCCCGACCGTAAACAGAACGAGCGCGGTCTGCTCTGGCCGCAACGTCTGCCCGGAGATGACCTGGTCTTATTCACTTCCTACGCAGGCAACAGTGCTTCGAAGAATGACGCGCGAGTGGTTATCGGCCATCTCGACGATCAGTCCAAAAGGACGGTGCTTGCGGGCGGCACCTATGCTCGCTACCTACCCACTGGACACCTCCTCTATGGCTATGACGGCAAATTGATGGCGGCGCCGTTGGACTTGGCAAATCCGAAGAGAGCAGAAAATGCTGTACCCGTCTTAGAGGGGATCTTGATGAACACAGCCTCGGGTACTCCACAATTCACCGTCTCCGACACGGGAGACCTTGTTTATATCCCGGGAAGCACAAATATTGAGCGGGACAGTTTTGTGTTGGTCGATCGAAATGCGACGCGAGAGGCAATCGACCCTCCCGGTAACAAGAATGAAAGCCGATTCATGTCATGCCCCAACATCTCGCCAGACGGATTGCGCATTGCCGTTCATATGCCTAAATCGAATGACGACATTCATATCTATGACTTTTCCCGTGGATCCCTGACCCGTGCCACTTTTGAGGACGGAGATGAGATGGCCCCCGTCTGGACTCCTGACAGCACCAAGATAGCCTATACATCGGATTCCGGACCCATTCCCCAGATGTTCCTCAAAAGCATCAACGGCAGCAGCCCACCGGAGCCAATTTTTGAAGGAAAATATCCTCGCTATCCCTGCTCATTTTCTCCCGACGGGAAGATGCTTGCCTTTGAGGAGAATCATCCGAAGACGGGGTGGGATATCTGGGCCGGCATCACCGGCGGCAAAGAGGATCCAAGGCCGTTTCTGCGGACGGAGCATTCAGAATCATCTCCGGCATTCTCTCCTGACGGTCAGTGGATGGCCTATCAATCTGACAAATCCGGACAGATGCAGGTTTACGTGACGAGCTTTCCGGACCGAAGAGACGAAAAACAAATCTCGCTGGATGGTGGAACAGAGCCAAGGTGGAACCCAATCGGCAACGAACTCTTCTATCTCAACGATAATCGGTTTATGGCTGTGGCGATTTCCTTCAAGCCCATTTTCCGGGCCGCTAAGCCCACGGTCCTGTTTACGACCGACGAGAACTTTTGGCGCAGGGATGTACTCTTGCTGACCAGCTATTCGGTCATGCCCGATGGGCAGAAGTTCGTGTTCATCAAACAGACCCAGGTGAATCCTGCCAACCAATGCATCTTCATCCAAAATTGGTTCGAGGAACTTAAGAGCAAAGTCCCCGCCGGAAGGAAATAG